In Bosea vestrisii, the following are encoded in one genomic region:
- the gltX gene encoding glutamate--tRNA ligase, whose protein sequence is MTTPFVRTAPSPTGYLHIGNARSLMFNWLFARRHGGRFLLRYDDTDQARSKPEFADAIAEDLGWLGVLPDASIKQSERIALYDAAADKLRAAGRLYPCYESADELDRKRKRQLARGLPPVYDRAGLKLTAEERAKLEAEGRKPHWRFLLDWEEIGWDDLVRGPSHVDCASLSDTVLVREDGTYPYTLPSVVDDLDMGITHVIRGEDHVTNTAVQIQIMQALGGTLPTFGHHNLLTTASGEGLSKRLGHLSLRGLRESGIESLAVASLAVLTGSSDAVRPVSSLDELAGLVDLAHVSRAPAKFDEHELETLSARTLHQLDFAAVEERLKQLGIPASEPFWLAVRGNLARLSGAKDWWTVIEGPLEPHVADKAFMAQAAELLPAEPFDQTTWKSWTQSVAAATGAKGKALFMPLRQALTGLDHGPELAALLPLIGREKALRRLNGEAA, encoded by the coding sequence ATGACCACACCCTTCGTCCGCACCGCCCCGTCGCCGACCGGCTATCTCCACATCGGCAATGCCCGCTCGCTGATGTTCAACTGGCTCTTCGCCAGGCGGCATGGCGGACGCTTCCTGCTGCGTTATGACGACACCGACCAGGCGCGCTCGAAGCCGGAATTCGCCGATGCCATCGCCGAGGACCTCGGCTGGCTCGGCGTCCTGCCTGACGCCAGCATCAAGCAGTCGGAGCGGATCGCGCTTTACGATGCGGCGGCCGACAAGCTGCGCGCCGCGGGCCGTCTCTATCCCTGCTATGAGAGTGCCGACGAGCTCGACCGCAAGCGCAAGCGCCAGCTCGCCCGCGGTCTGCCGCCGGTCTATGACCGTGCCGGCCTGAAGCTGACGGCCGAGGAGCGCGCCAAGCTGGAAGCGGAAGGCCGCAAGCCGCATTGGCGCTTCCTGCTCGACTGGGAGGAGATCGGCTGGGACGATCTCGTCCGCGGCCCGTCGCACGTCGACTGCGCCTCGCTCTCCGACACGGTGCTGGTGCGCGAGGACGGCACCTATCCCTATACGCTGCCCTCGGTGGTCGACGATCTCGACATGGGCATCACCCATGTCATCCGCGGCGAGGACCACGTCACCAACACCGCCGTGCAGATCCAGATCATGCAGGCGCTCGGCGGCACGCTGCCCACCTTCGGCCATCACAACCTCCTGACCACCGCGAGCGGCGAGGGGCTGTCGAAGCGCCTAGGCCATCTCTCGCTCCGGGGCCTGCGCGAATCCGGCATCGAGTCGCTGGCGGTCGCGTCGCTCGCCGTTCTGACCGGATCATCCGACGCTGTGCGGCCGGTTTCGAGCCTCGACGAACTCGCCGGGCTGGTCGATCTCGCCCATGTCTCGCGCGCTCCGGCCAAGTTCGACGAGCACGAGCTGGAGACGCTCTCGGCCCGCACCCTGCACCAGCTGGATTTCGCGGCGGTCGAGGAGCGACTGAAGCAGCTCGGCATTCCGGCGAGCGAGCCGTTCTGGCTCGCCGTGCGCGGCAATCTCGCCCGGCTCTCGGGCGCGAAGGACTGGTGGACGGTGATCGAGGGGCCGCTTGAGCCGCACGTCGCCGACAAGGCCTTCATGGCACAGGCGGCGGAGCTCTTGCCGGCCGAGCCATTCGACCAGACGACCTGGAAGAGCTGGACGCAAAGCGTGGCGGCCGCGACGGGGGCGAAGGGCAAGGCCTTGTTCATGCCGTTGCGCCAGGCGCTGACCGGCCTCGACCACGGGCCTGAGCTGGCAGCGCTGCTGCCGCTGATCGGGCGGGAGAAGGCGCTCAGGCGGCTGAACGGCGAGGCGGCGTGA
- a CDS encoding MFS transporter: MDVADTARRLKAIFIGSVGNLVEWYDFYAYTAFALYFAPKFFPSHDPVVVQLNAATLFAAGFIVRPIGGWLFGHIADRYGRRLSLTVSVLMMCFGSLIIAVTPTYETIGFAAPILLAVARIIEGLSLGGEYGASATYLTEIAHPDHRGFYSSFQYVTLIGGQLTAILVLLLLQNVFLTHEQLVDWGWRIPFVIGAMLAVTAMFMRRNMHETDAFNEAKKAGPAKESSLRGLLKYPREVAIVVGLTAGGTAAFYTFTTYMQTFVKQTVGLSDITTTYVIAGSLIFASILQPLYGMLSDRIGRKPLLIFFGVAGTLLTVPILSALEQTKSPWVAFLLISGAWIFVAGYTSINAVVKAELFPTSIRATGVAVPYALTVSIFGGTAPAIALFFKQQGHEQWFYYYLSGVIFISLLVYSTMRDTKHDSAMHRHE, from the coding sequence ATGGACGTCGCCGATACGGCGCGGCGCCTGAAGGCGATCTTCATCGGCTCGGTCGGCAATCTGGTCGAGTGGTACGATTTTTACGCCTACACTGCCTTCGCGCTCTATTTCGCGCCCAAGTTCTTCCCCTCGCATGATCCGGTGGTGGTGCAGCTCAACGCGGCGACCCTGTTCGCCGCCGGCTTCATCGTGCGCCCGATCGGCGGCTGGCTGTTCGGCCATATCGCCGACCGCTATGGGCGGCGGCTGTCATTGACGGTCTCGGTGCTGATGATGTGCTTCGGCTCGCTGATCATCGCAGTGACGCCGACCTATGAAACAATCGGCTTCGCTGCCCCGATCCTGCTGGCGGTCGCACGGATCATCGAGGGCCTGAGCCTCGGCGGCGAATACGGGGCGAGCGCGACCTATCTCACCGAGATCGCCCATCCCGACCATCGCGGCTTCTATTCGAGCTTCCAGTATGTGACGCTGATCGGCGGGCAGCTCACCGCGATCCTGGTGCTGCTTTTGCTGCAGAACGTCTTCCTGACGCATGAGCAGCTGGTCGACTGGGGCTGGCGCATCCCCTTCGTGATCGGCGCGATGCTGGCGGTCACCGCCATGTTCATGCGCCGGAACATGCACGAGACCGATGCCTTCAACGAAGCCAAGAAGGCCGGCCCAGCGAAGGAAAGCTCGCTACGCGGCCTGCTGAAATACCCGCGCGAGGTCGCCATCGTGGTCGGCCTGACGGCGGGCGGCACTGCCGCCTTCTACACCTTCACCACCTACATGCAGACCTTCGTGAAGCAGACGGTCGGCCTCTCCGACATCACCACCACCTATGTCATCGCCGGCTCGCTGATCTTCGCCTCGATCCTGCAGCCGCTCTACGGCATGCTGTCCGACCGGATCGGCCGCAAGCCCTTGCTGATCTTCTTCGGCGTCGCCGGGACGCTGCTGACCGTGCCGATCCTGTCGGCGCTGGAGCAGACCAAGTCGCCCTGGGTCGCCTTCCTGTTGATCTCCGGCGCCTGGATCTTCGTCGCCGGCTACACCTCGATCAACGCCGTGGTGAAGGCCGAACTGTTCCCGACCTCGATCCGTGCCACCGGCGTCGCCGTGCCCTATGCTCTGACCGTCTCGATCTTCGGCGGCACGGCCCCGGCGATCGCCCTGTTCTTCAAGCAGCAGGGCCACGAACAGTGGTTCTATTACTACCTCTCGGGCGTGATCTTCATCTCGCTGCTGGTCTATTCGACCATGCGCGACACCAAGCACGACTCGGCGATGCACCGGCACGAGTGA
- a CDS encoding HAD hydrolase-like protein, with the protein MLLAHDRRAYGRASLPPRVDGCMSVRQSPQPTRPVTAMPAFSLAIFDYDGTLADSFPWFCSVLNQTARQFGFREVAEGEADELRGLDSRQIIARLGVPLWKMPAIAMHMRKLSAEAGDTVALFPGAEPMLAGLAASDVAIAIVSSNSEEVIRRTLGQAAAHVSHFSCGASLWGKSAKFKAVIRRAGAPRQRTIAIGDEIRDIDAARRAGITSGAVTFGYNTGASLRAHGPDMIFDDYGQLLAKLTA; encoded by the coding sequence TTGCTTCTGGCGCATGACAGGCGCGCCTACGGCCGTGCATCGCTCCCGCCCCGCGTTGACGGCTGCATGAGCGTGCGGCAATCACCGCAGCCCACGAGACCGGTCACTGCGATGCCTGCCTTCTCTCTTGCGATATTCGACTACGACGGCACGCTGGCTGACAGCTTTCCGTGGTTCTGCTCGGTGCTCAACCAGACCGCGCGGCAGTTTGGCTTCCGCGAGGTTGCGGAAGGCGAGGCCGATGAGCTTCGCGGGCTTGATTCGCGCCAGATCATCGCCCGCCTTGGCGTTCCCTTATGGAAGATGCCGGCAATCGCGATGCATATGCGCAAGCTGAGCGCCGAGGCCGGAGATACGGTGGCGCTCTTTCCGGGTGCCGAGCCGATGCTCGCCGGCCTGGCCGCCAGCGACGTCGCGATTGCGATCGTCAGCTCGAACAGCGAAGAGGTCATCCGCCGCACACTTGGCCAAGCCGCAGCTCATGTGAGCCATTTCAGCTGCGGCGCATCGCTCTGGGGCAAGAGTGCCAAGTTCAAGGCCGTCATCCGGCGGGCCGGTGCTCCCAGGCAGCGTACCATAGCGATCGGAGACGAGATCCGCGACATCGATGCGGCGCGGCGAGCCGGCATCACGTCCGGCGCGGTGACCTTCGGCTACAATACCGGTGCGTCTCTGCGAGCGCACGGGCCCGACATGATCTTCGACGACTACGGACAGTTGCTCGCCAAGCTGACGGCGTGA